Proteins found in one Pseudomonas sp. P8_241 genomic segment:
- a CDS encoding type II secretion system protein, whose protein sequence is MAAFIPSGKPSSEGGFTYLGVLFLIMVMGMGLASAGELWATAARRDRENQLLWAGTQYAQALRSYYRSSPGLAQYPQELADLLQDERFPSAKHHLRQLYPEPIGGGEWALMRGFDGRITGVYSPSEEKPLKQVNFPNQWSDFNGMASYKDWQFVAEKSFLEGTSGPAKGQSTAPQALQP, encoded by the coding sequence ATGGCAGCCTTTATTCCGAGTGGTAAGCCGTCCAGCGAAGGTGGCTTCACCTACCTGGGCGTGCTGTTTTTGATCATGGTGATGGGCATGGGCCTGGCCAGTGCCGGCGAGTTGTGGGCCACTGCCGCGCGCCGTGACCGGGAAAACCAGCTGCTCTGGGCCGGTACCCAATACGCCCAGGCATTGCGCAGCTACTACCGCAGCTCGCCGGGCCTGGCCCAGTACCCGCAGGAGCTCGCCGACCTGCTGCAGGACGAGCGTTTTCCATCGGCCAAACACCACCTCCGGCAGCTGTACCCGGAGCCGATCGGCGGGGGCGAATGGGCGCTGATGCGCGGCTTCGATGGACGCATCACCGGCGTCTATAGCCCCTCCGAGGAGAAGCCGCTCAAGCAAGTGAACTTCCCTAATCAATGGTCGGACTTCAACGGCATGGCCAGCTACAAGGACTGGCAGTTCGTCGCCGAGAAATCCTTCCTCGAAGGCACCTCCGGGCCCGCGAAAGGGCAGTCCACCGCACCCCAGGCGTTGCAGCCATGA
- a CDS encoding LysR family transcriptional regulator — MLSIEDLALLEAIRETGSLSRAAAHLGKAPSTVSYAARQLEERFDALLFDRRRYRLQLTPAGELLVNEAARLMQDVSRLTQRVQQVAKGWESRLWIVTDELLEFETLIPVIRQFDALQSGVALRITQEVLKGVWEALREGRADLIIGATNEPPAIPTLRWMQLGELQWVFAVSPRHPLAKAKEPITRAMVAQHRAIVVADSSRVTEGSTYGVSGGQPVLAVPTMRAKILAQCDALGVGWLPKNRVGSLLQNGTLMEKQMADPREPNILYAGWRGDHDGRALGWWLEQLKQSHLATRLVQGLDRSG; from the coding sequence ATGCTGTCAATTGAAGACCTGGCGTTGCTTGAGGCCATCCGTGAAACCGGCAGCCTGTCGCGGGCAGCGGCGCATCTGGGCAAGGCGCCGTCGACCGTGTCCTACGCTGCGCGGCAACTGGAAGAACGCTTCGATGCATTGCTCTTCGATCGCCGCCGCTATCGCCTGCAACTGACCCCGGCGGGCGAGTTGCTGGTCAACGAAGCGGCGCGGCTGATGCAGGACGTCTCACGCCTGACTCAACGGGTGCAGCAAGTGGCCAAGGGTTGGGAAAGCCGCTTGTGGATCGTTACCGACGAGTTGCTGGAGTTCGAAACCCTTATCCCGGTGATCCGGCAATTCGATGCGCTGCAATCGGGCGTTGCGCTGCGCATCACCCAGGAAGTGCTCAAGGGTGTCTGGGAAGCCCTGCGCGAAGGCCGCGCCGACCTGATCATCGGCGCTACCAACGAGCCTCCGGCGATCCCGACCTTGCGCTGGATGCAACTGGGCGAACTGCAATGGGTGTTCGCCGTCTCGCCCAGACACCCGTTGGCCAAGGCCAAAGAGCCGATCACCCGGGCCATGGTCGCGCAACACCGGGCGATCGTAGTGGCCGACTCGTCCCGAGTCACCGAGGGCAGCACGTATGGTGTCTCCGGTGGCCAACCTGTACTGGCCGTGCCGACCATGCGTGCAAAAATCCTCGCCCAATGCGACGCGCTGGGTGTGGGCTGGCTACCGAAAAACCGTGTGGGCTCGTTGCTGCAAAACGGCACGCTGATGGAAAAACAAATGGCCGACCCGCGTGAACCGAACATTCTGTACGCCGGCTGGCGCGGTGACCATGACGGTCGCGCTCTGGGCTGGTGGCTGGAGCAACTCAAGCAATCGCACCTGGCCACTCGACTGGTCCAGGGCCTTGACCGGTCGGGTTGA
- the ppnN gene encoding nucleotide 5'-monophosphate nucleosidase PpnN has protein sequence MTQRQVINASVSPKGSLETLSQREVQQLSEAGSGSTYDIFRQCALAILNTGAHVDNAKTILEAYKDFEIRIHQQDRGVRLELLNAPADAFVDGEMIASTREMLFSALRDIVYTENELDSQRIDLSTSQGISDYVFHLLRNARTLRPGVEPKIVVCWGGHSINTEEYKYTKRVGHELGLRSLDICTGCGPGVMKGPMKGATIAHAKQRIHGGRYLGLTEPGIIAAEAPNPIVNELVILPDIEKRLEAFVRVGHGIIIFPGGAGTAEEFLYLLGILMHPDNEGLPFPVILTGPKHAAPYLEQLDAFVGAILGDAAKQHYQIIIDDPVEVARQMTQGLKAVKQFRRERADAFHFNWLLKIDEGFQRPFDPTHENMANLKLSLDLPAHELAANLRRAFSGIVAGNVKDKGIRLIEEHGPYQIRGDAAIMQPLDQLLKAFVAQHRMKLPGGAAYVPCYRVVA, from the coding sequence ATGACCCAAAGACAAGTAATCAACGCCTCTGTCAGCCCCAAAGGCAGCCTGGAAACGCTCTCGCAACGGGAAGTCCAGCAACTGAGCGAAGCCGGTTCCGGCAGCACCTACGACATCTTCCGCCAATGCGCCCTGGCCATCCTCAACACCGGCGCCCACGTCGATAACGCCAAGACCATCCTCGAAGCCTACAAAGACTTTGAAATCCGCATTCACCAGCAAGACCGCGGCGTACGCCTGGAACTGCTGAACGCTCCGGCCGACGCCTTCGTCGACGGCGAAATGATCGCCAGCACCCGGGAAATGCTCTTCAGCGCCCTGCGAGACATCGTCTACACCGAAAACGAACTCGACAGCCAGCGCATCGACCTGAGCACCTCCCAGGGCATCAGCGACTACGTCTTCCACCTGCTGCGCAACGCCCGCACCCTGCGCCCCGGCGTCGAGCCAAAAATCGTGGTGTGCTGGGGCGGCCACTCGATCAACACCGAAGAATACAAATACACCAAGAGAGTCGGCCACGAACTGGGCCTGCGCAGTCTCGACATCTGCACTGGTTGTGGCCCCGGCGTGATGAAAGGCCCGATGAAAGGCGCGACCATCGCCCACGCCAAGCAGCGCATCCACGGCGGGCGCTATCTGGGCCTGACCGAACCCGGGATCATCGCTGCCGAAGCGCCAAACCCGATCGTCAACGAACTGGTCATCCTGCCGGACATCGAAAAACGCCTGGAGGCCTTCGTCCGCGTCGGCCACGGCATCATCATCTTCCCTGGCGGCGCCGGGACGGCCGAAGAGTTTCTGTACCTGCTCGGCATCCTGATGCACCCGGACAACGAAGGCCTGCCCTTCCCGGTCATCCTTACCGGGCCCAAACATGCCGCGCCGTACCTGGAACAACTGGACGCGTTCGTCGGCGCCATCCTGGGCGATGCGGCCAAGCAGCACTACCAGATCATCATTGACGATCCCGTCGAAGTCGCCCGCCAGATGACCCAGGGCCTCAAGGCCGTCAAGCAATTCCGCCGCGAGCGTGCCGACGCCTTCCACTTCAACTGGCTGTTGAAAATCGACGAAGGTTTCCAGCGCCCGTTCGACCCGACCCATGAAAACATGGCCAACCTGAAACTGAGCCTCGACCTGCCGGCCCACGAACTGGCGGCCAATCTGCGCCGGGCGTTCTCCGGCATCGTTGCGGGCAACGTCAAGGACAAAGGCATCCGCCTGATCGAAGAACACGGCCCGTACCAGATCCGTGGCGACGCCGCGATCATGCAGCCGCTGGACCAACTGCTCAAAGCCTTCGTCGCCCAGCACCGCATGAAACTGCCGGGTGGCGCGGCGTATGTGCCGTGTTACCGGGTGGTGGCGTAA
- a CDS encoding type II secretion system protein: MRREKGFTLLELMVVMAIIATLMTIALPRYFNSLEASKETTLRQSLSAMREALDHYYGDTGRYPDSIDQLVEQRYLRNPPMDPIAERKDIWVLVAPPEGVAGGVGDIKSGATGRARDGSLYSEW, translated from the coding sequence ATGCGTCGGGAAAAGGGTTTTACCTTGTTGGAACTGATGGTCGTCATGGCAATCATCGCGACGCTGATGACCATCGCCTTGCCACGTTACTTCAACAGCCTGGAGGCCTCGAAAGAGACCACCTTGCGCCAGAGCCTGTCGGCCATGCGTGAGGCACTGGATCATTACTACGGCGACACTGGACGTTATCCCGATTCCATCGATCAACTGGTCGAACAGCGTTACCTGCGCAACCCGCCGATGGACCCGATTGCCGAACGCAAGGACATCTGGGTGCTCGTCGCACCGCCGGAAGGCGTGGCGGGCGGCGTGGGCGATATCAAGAGTGGAGCCACAGGGAGGGCGCGTGATGGCAGCCTTTATTCCGAGTGGTAA
- a CDS encoding type II secretion system protein, with amino-acid sequence MNASQRGFTLIEVVVTLALIGLLAGMAAPLTETVVRRGKEQDLRMALYQIRDAIDAYKRAFDAGYIEKSLNSSGYPPNLKMLVDGVRDVRSAKGAKFYFLRRIPHDPLATVKRDDEGGWGLRSYDSSAENPREGEDIFDVYSKARGKGLNGVAYREW; translated from the coding sequence ATGAACGCCTCGCAACGTGGTTTTACCTTGATCGAAGTCGTGGTGACGCTGGCCCTGATCGGCCTGCTGGCCGGTATGGCCGCACCGCTGACCGAGACCGTGGTGCGCCGGGGCAAAGAACAGGATCTGCGCATGGCGCTGTACCAGATCCGCGATGCCATCGACGCCTACAAACGGGCCTTCGACGCGGGCTATATCGAGAAGTCGCTGAACAGCAGCGGCTACCCGCCGAACCTCAAAATGCTGGTTGATGGCGTGCGCGATGTGCGCAGTGCCAAGGGGGCCAAGTTCTACTTCCTGCGGCGCATCCCCCATGACCCGCTGGCAACGGTCAAGCGTGACGACGAAGGCGGTTGGGGTCTGCGTTCCTATGACAGCTCGGCTGAGAACCCGCGGGAGGGCGAGGACATCTTCGATGTCTATTCCAAGGCCCGGGGCAAGGGTCTCAACGGCGTCGCCTACCGGGAGTGGTGA
- a CDS encoding CsgG/HfaB family protein yields MKKIILLGMLLATLQGCSLREPVGAEQDTETPTLTPRASTYYDLINMPRPKGRLMAVVYGFRDQTGQYKPTPASSFSTSVTQGAASMLMDAMQASGWFVVLEREGLQNLLTERKIIRASQKKPNTPVNIQSELPPLQAANMMLEGGIIAYDTNVKSGGEGARYLGIDISREYRVDQVTVNLRAVDVRSGQILANVMTSKTIYSVARSAGVFKFIEFKKLLEAEVGYTTNEPAQLCVLSAIEAAVGHMLAQGIERHLWQVAGDNSQPANETLDRYLTQNKVVPEGSEE; encoded by the coding sequence ATGAAAAAGATAATTTTGCTAGGGATGCTGTTGGCAACACTTCAAGGTTGCAGTCTGCGCGAGCCGGTCGGGGCCGAGCAGGACACTGAAACCCCCACCCTGACACCCCGGGCGTCGACCTATTACGACTTGATCAACATGCCACGACCCAAGGGTCGGTTGATGGCGGTGGTGTACGGTTTCCGTGACCAGACCGGACAATACAAACCGACGCCAGCCAGCTCGTTTTCCACCAGCGTGACCCAGGGCGCGGCGAGCATGCTGATGGATGCCATGCAGGCCAGCGGCTGGTTCGTGGTGCTGGAGCGCGAAGGCCTGCAGAACCTGCTGACCGAGCGCAAGATCATTCGCGCGTCGCAGAAGAAGCCCAACACCCCGGTCAACATCCAGAGTGAATTGCCGCCGCTGCAAGCGGCGAACATGATGCTCGAAGGCGGAATCATCGCCTACGACACCAATGTGAAAAGCGGCGGGGAAGGGGCGCGTTATCTGGGCATCGACATCTCGCGGGAGTATCGCGTCGACCAGGTGACAGTGAACCTGCGGGCGGTGGACGTGCGCAGCGGGCAGATACTGGCCAACGTGATGACCAGCAAGACCATCTACTCCGTGGCCCGCAGTGCAGGGGTGTTCAAGTTCATCGAATTCAAGAAGTTGCTCGAGGCGGAGGTGGGCTACACCACCAACGAACCAGCGCAGTTGTGCGTACTGTCGGCGATCGAGGCGGCGGTCGGGCATATGCTGGCGCAGGGAATCGAGCGGCATTTGTGGCAGGTGGCGGGGGATAATTCCCAACCTGCGAATGAGACCCTGGATCGTTACCTGACGCAGAACAAGGTGGTGCCGGAAGGTTCGGAGGAGTGA
- a CDS encoding DUF2784 domain-containing protein translates to MLYRIAADGLVLFHLLFIVFVLFGGLLVLKWRHLVWWHPPTALWGMAVEFFHLPCPLTDWENHLRHGAGQSGYGGGFIEHYVWPVIYPAGLTPGIQLALGAVVLLINGLVYLRVVRRWAT, encoded by the coding sequence ATGCTGTACCGAATCGCCGCCGATGGGCTGGTGCTGTTTCATCTTTTGTTCATTGTGTTTGTGCTGTTTGGCGGCTTGTTGGTGCTCAAATGGCGTCACCTGGTGTGGTGGCATCCGCCCACAGCGCTGTGGGGTATGGCGGTGGAGTTTTTCCACCTGCCCTGCCCGCTCACCGATTGGGAAAACCACCTGCGCCATGGGGCCGGGCAAAGCGGCTACGGCGGTGGATTCATCGAGCATTATGTCTGGCCGGTGATTTATCCGGCGGGGCTGACACCGGGTATTCAGCTTGCATTGGGCGCCGTGGTGCTGCTGATCAATGGGCTGGTCTATCTTCGGGTGGTCCGGCGATGGGCGACTTGA
- a CDS encoding secretin N-terminal domain-containing protein, producing MKGSRLLLSLAICAALAACSSAQVARDEASALIESGQYEAGLARIEEGLRENPRDTELHLALNSGRSRAVTALLTQGDMDRAQRNFAGARMAYGRVVGIEPNNRRAQDSLRQLDYLRSMDEKLELARGDLRRGDIYGADRQVKQILELDPNNEGALELQDNIRLVQSRNVVQYPQLRTRLDRPVTLEFREANLKTIFEVLSQVAGLNFIFDKDLRPDMKATIFVRDVRIEDAVELLLQQNQLHQKVVNENTLLIYPDSPQKLKDYQELVMRTFYLTSIDANTALNMVKTMLKTRDVFVDERLNTLTMRDTGDAIRMAEKLLQSQDQSNPEVVLEVEVMEVATQRILDLGLQWPNTFGVVNSDGSPVSILDQLKGIDSSRISIAPSPQAKINASDKGINTLASPVIRVSNREQARIHIGQRVPIISATSVPSTQGPVITESVTYLDVGLKLEVQPIVHLNNEVAIKVALEVSNATPLEPTRQGTIPVQVDTRNAQTTLRLHDGETQILAGLVRNDHGSTGNKIPGLGDIPGLGRLFGSNRDDVAKSELVLSITPRIVRNLPYQSPSDMEFPTGTETSMHIQAPDRSMSTSVPQPNAMDTSIATTVTVGKP from the coding sequence ATGAAAGGATCCCGTTTGCTGTTGAGCCTTGCCATCTGCGCCGCGCTGGCCGCGTGCAGTTCTGCGCAGGTTGCCAGAGACGAAGCGTCTGCCCTGATCGAGTCGGGTCAATACGAAGCCGGTCTGGCGCGAATCGAAGAAGGGTTGCGTGAAAACCCTCGCGATACTGAATTGCACCTGGCCCTGAACAGCGGTCGCAGCCGGGCGGTGACAGCGCTGTTGACCCAGGGTGACATGGACCGCGCCCAGCGCAATTTCGCCGGAGCACGCATGGCCTACGGCCGGGTGGTGGGCATCGAACCGAACAACCGTCGCGCCCAGGACTCTCTGCGCCAACTCGACTACCTGCGCAGCATGGATGAAAAACTCGAACTGGCCCGTGGCGACCTGCGTCGCGGCGACATCTACGGTGCCGACCGTCAGGTCAAGCAGATCCTCGAACTGGACCCCAATAACGAAGGCGCCCTGGAACTGCAAGACAACATCCGTCTGGTGCAGAGCCGCAACGTGGTGCAGTACCCACAACTGCGGACTCGCCTGGACCGGCCGGTGACCCTGGAGTTTCGCGAGGCCAATCTGAAGACCATTTTTGAAGTGCTGTCCCAGGTTGCCGGCCTGAACTTCATCTTCGACAAGGACCTGCGTCCGGACATGAAAGCCACGATCTTCGTGCGCGACGTGCGCATCGAAGACGCCGTGGAATTGCTGCTGCAACAGAACCAGCTGCATCAGAAAGTGGTGAACGAAAACACCTTGCTGATCTACCCCGACTCGCCGCAGAAGCTCAAGGATTATCAGGAGCTGGTGATGCGTACCTTCTACCTGACCAGCATCGATGCCAACACCGCGCTGAACATGGTCAAGACCATGCTCAAGACCCGCGACGTGTTTGTCGACGAACGCCTCAACACCCTGACCATGCGCGACACCGGCGACGCCATTCGCATGGCCGAGAAACTGCTGCAATCGCAGGACCAGTCCAACCCTGAAGTGGTGCTGGAGGTGGAAGTGATGGAAGTGGCCACCCAGCGGATTCTCGACCTGGGCCTGCAATGGCCGAACACCTTTGGTGTGGTCAACAGCGACGGTTCGCCGGTGAGCATTCTCGATCAACTCAAAGGCATCGACTCCAGCCGGATCAGCATCGCGCCTTCACCACAGGCCAAGATCAATGCCTCGGACAAGGGCATCAACACCCTGGCCAGTCCCGTCATCCGGGTGAGCAACCGCGAACAGGCGCGCATCCACATCGGTCAGCGCGTGCCAATCATCAGCGCCACCTCGGTGCCTTCCACCCAGGGACCGGTGATCACCGAAAGCGTTACCTACCTCGACGTCGGTCTTAAACTGGAAGTACAGCCGATCGTGCACCTGAACAACGAAGTGGCGATCAAGGTGGCCCTGGAAGTCAGTAATGCCACGCCGCTGGAGCCTACCCGCCAGGGCACCATTCCGGTCCAGGTCGATACCCGCAACGCTCAGACCACTCTGCGTCTGCACGATGGCGAAACCCAGATCCTCGCAGGCCTTGTGCGTAACGACCACGGCAGCACCGGCAACAAGATTCCCGGCCTCGGTGACATCCCCGGCCTGGGCCGCTTGTTCGGCAGCAATCGCGATGACGTCGCCAAGTCCGAGCTGGTGCTGTCGATCACGCCGCGGATCGTGCGCAACCTGCCGTACCAGAGCCCGTCGGACATGGAATTCCCGACCGGCACCGAAACCAGCATGCACATCCAGGCACCGGACCGCTCGATGAGCACGTCGGTCCCGCAGCCCAACGCCATGGACACATCGATTGCCACCACCGTGACCGTCGGGAAGCCTTGA
- a CDS encoding sensor domain-containing diguanylate cyclase, whose translation MGNLLINDPVEHRLPVVSRLKVRSAVTLMVAVCLSMTLIVIWEAWSSRQYHLHDKEVAMSNLAQTLASQARDSIKQADTLVFTLVDRLEHEGVDQIRLPRLLSAQRSELRQIHGLFVFDETGRWIANSNGVEQDGLNNADREYFLFHRDNPGRGPHIGPSIKSRSSGEWIMPVSRRVNHPDGSFAGVALATIYLSHFLQLYDSIDMGSNGVINLIADNATIVIRRPFKETEIGTSLAKSPLFLDLLPNGDAGTATIRSILDNVERVVGYRRVEGYPLIVFAALNKEQALGGWRKQTLLSAGIVVVLLGVLGMLGYRLIKLMKRQNRVQAELLDTQEKLIGVNRNLERLALNDALTGLANRRQFDIFIEAELGRAKRQQTGIALLMLDVDHFKAFNDQYGHLAGDECLRKVSAIITDNIQRPGDLAARYGGEEFAVVLPGTDYVGAFLVAEKIRRAVLEANIVHGESPEGQVTVSLGVSACEAASSAGPKDLIGAADKALYVAKTSGRNMSVIAN comes from the coding sequence ATGGGAAATCTGTTGATCAACGATCCTGTCGAACACCGCCTACCTGTCGTGAGCCGGCTCAAGGTCCGGTCGGCGGTAACGCTCATGGTCGCCGTGTGCCTGTCGATGACGTTGATCGTGATCTGGGAAGCCTGGAGTTCGCGCCAGTACCATCTGCATGACAAGGAAGTGGCGATGTCCAACCTTGCGCAGACCCTGGCGTCGCAAGCCAGGGACTCAATCAAACAGGCCGATACACTGGTGTTTACCCTGGTCGATCGCCTGGAACACGAAGGCGTCGATCAAATCCGCCTGCCGCGTTTGCTCAGCGCCCAGCGCAGCGAGCTGCGACAGATCCACGGCCTGTTCGTGTTCGATGAAACGGGGCGCTGGATCGCCAATTCCAATGGCGTCGAACAGGACGGGCTCAACAATGCCGACCGCGAGTATTTTCTGTTCCACCGCGATAATCCAGGTCGAGGGCCGCACATCGGACCGTCGATCAAAAGCCGTTCCAGCGGGGAGTGGATCATGCCGGTGTCGCGGCGGGTCAATCATCCGGACGGCAGTTTTGCCGGGGTGGCACTGGCGACCATCTATCTGAGCCATTTCCTGCAACTTTACGATAGCATCGACATGGGCAGTAATGGCGTGATCAACCTGATCGCCGACAATGCCACCATTGTCATTCGCCGCCCCTTCAAAGAGACGGAAATCGGCACCAGTCTGGCGAAGAGCCCGTTGTTTCTCGACCTGTTACCCAACGGCGATGCAGGCACGGCCACGATCAGATCGATTCTCGACAATGTCGAGCGAGTCGTGGGCTATCGTCGGGTCGAGGGTTATCCGCTGATTGTTTTCGCGGCGTTGAACAAAGAGCAAGCGCTGGGCGGGTGGCGTAAACAGACGTTGCTCAGCGCCGGCATTGTCGTGGTGTTGCTGGGCGTTCTCGGGATGTTGGGTTATCGACTGATCAAGTTGATGAAGCGGCAGAACCGAGTCCAGGCCGAGCTGCTCGATACCCAGGAGAAACTCATTGGGGTCAATCGCAATCTCGAACGTCTGGCCCTCAATGACGCGCTCACCGGACTGGCCAATCGGCGTCAGTTCGATATCTTCATCGAGGCAGAACTGGGCCGGGCCAAGCGCCAGCAGACCGGCATTGCATTGTTGATGCTCGACGTCGACCATTTCAAGGCGTTCAACGATCAATACGGACACCTGGCCGGTGACGAATGTTTGCGCAAGGTCAGTGCGATCATCACCGACAATATTCAGCGTCCCGGTGATCTGGCTGCTCGCTACGGTGGCGAGGAATTTGCCGTGGTACTGCCCGGCACCGACTACGTCGGAGCCTTTCTGGTTGCGGAAAAAATCCGCCGCGCGGTACTGGAGGCAAATATTGTGCACGGGGAAAGCCCCGAAGGGCAGGTAACGGTCAGTCTCGGGGTGAGTGCCTGTGAGGCGGCTTCTTCGGCCGGGCCCAAGGATTTGATCGGTGCAGCGGACAAGGCGCTTTATGTGGCCAAGACCAGCGGCCGCAACATGAGCGTCATCGCTAACTGA
- a CDS encoding DUF3087 domain-containing protein has product MFEIQPMNADTYRQQTRRSTIIIALIFLALAMVLSTAAVTLFGEPGGDNLRFNVGGVFVAVLVMVALMRKVFWTQPWMAPAVYSWQLKRKLMAITNVMHHVKVAVQAGDPTAMKLLRFYHLGLNQMHQLDGNSSDHSQLFHEMDQHKTRMQELGIDTEQTQFHPAWLDAVKPTAA; this is encoded by the coding sequence ATGTTCGAAATCCAGCCGATGAACGCCGACACCTACCGGCAACAGACCCGGCGCAGCACGATCATCATTGCCCTGATTTTCCTGGCGCTGGCCATGGTGCTCTCCACTGCGGCAGTGACCTTGTTCGGTGAGCCCGGTGGCGACAATCTGCGCTTTAACGTCGGCGGTGTGTTTGTCGCCGTACTGGTCATGGTTGCCCTGATGCGCAAAGTGTTCTGGACCCAGCCGTGGATGGCCCCGGCCGTCTATAGTTGGCAGCTCAAGCGCAAGCTGATGGCGATCACCAACGTCATGCACCACGTGAAGGTCGCCGTGCAAGCCGGTGACCCGACGGCCATGAAGCTGCTACGGTTCTATCATCTGGGGTTGAACCAGATGCATCAGCTCGATGGCAATTCAAGCGATCACAGCCAGTTGTTCCACGAAATGGATCAACACAAGACAAGGATGCAAGAGCTGGGCATCGACACCGAGCAGACGCAATTCCACCCGGCCTGGCTTGATGCTGTGAAGCCAACGGCGGCATAG
- a CDS encoding curli assembly protein CsgF — MKTRTFSQRTGLWLLGLGSCGLVHATELVYTPINPSFGGNPLNGTWLLNNAQAQNDYDDPDLKDRTSIAGTSALERFSSQLQSRLLGQLLDNISTGNTGSLSTDAFIVNVLDDSGALTIEVTDRATGEISEIQVNGLAP, encoded by the coding sequence ATGAAAACAAGAACTTTCTCGCAGCGTACGGGACTGTGGTTACTCGGGCTCGGAAGTTGCGGTCTGGTCCACGCCACCGAGCTGGTCTACACGCCCATCAATCCATCGTTCGGGGGTAACCCGTTGAACGGCACCTGGCTGCTCAACAACGCCCAGGCGCAGAATGACTATGACGACCCGGACCTGAAAGACCGCACCAGCATCGCGGGTACCTCAGCCCTGGAGCGTTTTTCCAGTCAGTTGCAATCGCGGTTGCTGGGGCAACTGCTGGACAACATCTCCACCGGCAATACGGGGAGCCTGTCCACCGACGCTTTTATCGTCAACGTCCTCGATGACTCCGGTGCACTGACCATTGAAGTGACCGACCGAGCGACCGGTGAAATTTCCGAAATTCAGGTTAACGGCCTCGCCCCTTGA
- the csgE gene encoding curli production assembly/transport protein CsgE produces MNRRWLAALALMLIANFASAAEEDEMLGFIIDDTISHIGHDFYYSFSERLRATSPMDFNLVVRERPSARWGSLVTVEFQQRLVYRRFLPPNTVELKDEAYEAADLVRMEIVRRKLEAMLQDTTDLERDEL; encoded by the coding sequence ATGAACCGGCGCTGGCTGGCCGCCCTGGCCCTGATGCTGATAGCGAATTTCGCTTCGGCCGCCGAAGAAGACGAGATGCTGGGTTTCATCATCGACGACACGATTTCACACATCGGTCATGACTTTTACTACTCGTTCAGTGAACGCCTGCGCGCCACCAGCCCGATGGATTTCAATCTGGTGGTGCGCGAAAGACCTTCGGCGCGCTGGGGCAGCCTGGTGACCGTGGAGTTTCAGCAACGACTGGTGTATCGGCGTTTTCTGCCGCCGAACACCGTGGAGTTGAAAGACGAGGCTTATGAGGCTGCCGATCTGGTGCGCATGGAAATCGTGCGGCGCAAGCTCGAAGCCATGTTGCAGGACACCACCGACCTTGAGAGGGACGAACTATGA